A window of the Lactuca sativa cultivar Salinas chromosome 7, Lsat_Salinas_v11, whole genome shotgun sequence genome harbors these coding sequences:
- the LOC111883732 gene encoding uncharacterized protein LOC111883732 — protein MSLGVAEDDSRTEIHLPADIDWEMLDKSKFFFLGAALFSGVSGTLYPTVVLKTRQQVVVKDTPCFKMAISILRHDGLRGFYRGFGTSLMGTIPARALYMGALEMTKSSVGCATVKMGFTEAKAAAIANAAAGVTAAMAAQLVWTPIDVVSQRLMVQGGKSLNTTAMTGFKYTGGIDAFRKIIHHDGVRGLYRGFGISILTYAPSNAVWWASYSMAHRSIWDGIGNHLKRDGNGGGGGGVGFTPDSKAVVAVQAASAAVASGVSALVTMPLDTIKTRLQVLDDGCNGKPGIGPTLRKLMTEGGLSACYRGLGPRWISMSMSATTMITTYEFLKKLSTKNQDSCGSLQ, from the coding sequence ATGAGTTTGGGAGTGGCGGAGGATGATTCCAGGACGGAAATTCATCTCCCAGCTGACATTGATTGGGAAATGCTCGATAAATCCAAGTTTTTCTTCCTCGGCGCCGCCTTGTTTTCTGGCGTTTCCGGTACGTTGTACCCGACGGTGGTGTTGAAAACACGGCAGCAGGTGGTTGTGAAAGACACCCCTTGCTTCAAAATGGCGATCTCGATTCTCCGACACGATGGTTTGAGGGGTTTTTATAGAGGATTTGGAACGTCGTTAATGGGTACTATTCCGGCAAGAGCTCTTTACATGGGTGCGCTGGAAATGACAAAGAGCAGCGTTGGTTGTGCGACGGTGAAGATGGGTTTTACAGAGGCCAAAGCGGCGGCGATTGCAAATGCTGCGGCTGGAGTAACCGCAGCCATGGCTGCACAATTAGTTTGGACACCAATCGATGTCGTGAGCCAGAGATTAATGGTTCAAGGTGGTAAATCGCTGAATACAACCGCCATGACTGGTTTCAAATACACCGGCGGCATTGACGCGTTCCGGAAAATCATCCATCATGACGGCGTTCGAGGGTTATACAGAGGATTTGGGATTTCAATCTTGACATACGCGCCGTCAAATGCAGTGTGGTGGGCGTCTTACTCCATGGCCCACCGCTCGATTTGGGATGGGATTGGTAATCATTTGAAAAGAGACGGAaacggtggtggtggaggaggggttggGTTTACGCCGGATTCGAAGGCGGTAGTGGCGGTGCAGGCGGCGAGCGCCGCCGTGGCAAGTGGCGTTTCGGCGTTGGTTACGATGCCTTTGGATACAATTAAAACGAGACTTCAAGTTTTAGACGACGGATGTAATGGGAAGCCGGGAATAGGGCCGACGTTGAGGAAATTGATGACGGAAGGTGGATTGAGTGCGTGTTACAGAGGATTGGGGCCGAGATGGATTTCGATGTCGATGTCTGCAACTACAATGATTACCACCTATGAATTTCTCAAGAAATTGTCTACTAAAAATCAAGATTCTTGTGGTTCCCTTCAATGA